A segment of the Haladaptatus sp. R4 genome:
GCGCGACCACCGGAGCCACGTTCCTCGCTTCGCTTTCCGAGCGGTTCGACGGGATGGTGACGGCGGCCCGACGACGGTCCGAGTGGCCGACGCTCGACAGGGATTTTGACATCGGGGACCGCGTCGAACTGGTGTTCTCCCCGCGAGCGGCCGCGGAGTTGTTCCACGGTTTCGTCCACTATCTGGAGGCGGATTCGGTGTACTTCGGGTCGAGTCCGTACGCCGTCGGCGACCGATTCGGACCGTCGACGCTCGACATCGAGGACTGTGTCCACGCCGGGTCGTGGGGGGCACTGGCGTACGATATCGAGGGGAGACCGGCGATGCCGATATCGCTGGTGTCCGACGGTATCGTCCGAAACTACCACCACGATACGGTGTCCGCGCTCGAAGAGGGGACCGTCCCGATGGGGTCGGTCGTCCCGAGCGTCGGGTACGAGCGGCCGCCGCGAATCCACGCACGCCACTTGGACGTCGCTCGGGGGGACGCTTCCGATGCTTCGTTACTCGATGGCGCGGACCTGTCCATCGAAGCGGTCGATTCGCCGAGGATAGACAACGAGGCGACGCGAACGAAGCGGGCGAGTTCCATGCCGCCGAGCGTCCCCTACGCAAAGGACATCGCGGCGACGACTCCGTCCGAATTCGCCGACGAGGCGACGAACCAGACCCTCTCATTTCCGGTTCGATTCGGCTACACGGTCGACGATGGGGAACTGACGAGGGGAATAACGGACGGACTCGTGACCGTTTCCCCGTCGGACGTTCGCTCGATGTCGGCCATCGGGAACACGCGTGAAACGGTGACCGGCGTCTGTTCGAAACACCGGTCGATGCTCCCCTACGCCGTTACTTCACCGGCGGTTCGGATTTCTGCACGGTTCTCGCACGAATAGAGACGATTGTGTGATGACTTACAATATTATTCGATATTGAGAGAATGTTTTCCGGCAATACTATACGATTTGTAATATATTGTTAGATTTACTTATATAGTAGGACTTCATGGGAATCTATGTCAAATGCCAATCGATAACATGGGTGTCAACCGACGAGACTTTCTCAAAATGACGACCGCGGCCGGTGCTGGTGGTATGGCTGCCCTCGCCGGTTGTAGCGGGTCGAAAAGCGACGGAGGTGGTGGCGGGTCCGATAATGCGGGGGACAAATTACCGACGTACTCCTACCTCAACAACCCCGCGAACTACAACCCCGCACGCCACGACGCCATCAACCTGGTCGGCGACCAACTCAAAAAGGTCGGTCTGAACACGAACGTGCAAGTGTTCGAATGGGGGACGCTGTACACGAAGATCACGGAGGAGTTCAACTACTCCTTTGCGACGTGGTCGCGCGGTCTCGGAATCGACCCCGGTCGCCGGATGCCGGAGCAGTTCCACTCGTCGAACACGGGGAAGGGCCAGGGTAACTTCACCGGCTACACCAACAAGGACCTCGACCCGAAGCTGATGAAACAGCTTCAGATCAAGGACG
Coding sequences within it:
- a CDS encoding metallopeptidase TldD-related protein, with the translated sequence MDETTDGTNAPADGLDAAEWVLSRFESDDEVAFAEVGCLDRDHTTGSTTPSEVRFADDLSHVGVWWRVFAEGTADYRFTTSFSESHLEDLVERSIRSARVLDQSDPAQYDVGTVHRAVHPGWTTGESLSDRTAEEKLATVRSAFSESLDGFTYDRAVTSYRDERLRTTLLTTTGTTVRTSIERASVEAVVTPTDAEPVQRHFGATTGATFLASLSERFDGMVTAARRRSEWPTLDRDFDIGDRVELVFSPRAAAELFHGFVHYLEADSVYFGSSPYAVGDRFGPSTLDIEDCVHAGSWGALAYDIEGRPAMPISLVSDGIVRNYHHDTVSALEEGTVPMGSVVPSVGYERPPRIHARHLDVARGDASDASLLDGADLSIEAVDSPRIDNEATRTKRASSMPPSVPYAKDIAATTPSEFADEATNQTLSFPVRFGYTVDDGELTRGITDGLVTVSPSDVRSMSAIGNTRETVTGVCSKHRSMLPYAVTSPAVRISARFSHE